A single region of the Saprospiraceae bacterium genome encodes:
- a CDS encoding bifunctional UDP-3-O-[3-hydroxymyristoyl] N-acetylglucosamine deacetylase/3-hydroxyacyl-ACP dehydratase encodes MKQRTIKKSVSLKGVGLHTGKAVMINLKPAPEEHGIKFQRIDLTDKPIMNADVSRVVSTDRSTCLQLGEAQVRTVEHVLSAIRGMDVDNILLEIDGPEVPIMDGSAGPFVNAIIEAGIEEQNADREYFVIEEPISYVDEVTGTELLALPADHFEVITMIDFNSAVLGQQYASFKNGEDYASQVAPCRTFVFLHELEALFQQGLIKGGDLDNAIVIVDRKMKQPELDVLANKLGKKQVKVTSEGVLNTLELKFKNEPARHKLLDVIGDITLLGKPIKGKIIATKPGHSANVAFTSLLKKHYQEQRKLRGKPKYDPNKDPIYDVVQIAEWLPHRYPFLLVDKIIEISDNHVVGVKSVAFNELFFQGHFPGNPVMPGVLIIEALAQTGGILAINSVGDKGQFDTYFIKVDNVKFKNKVLPGDTLLLKLELLAPIRRGICQMQATAYVGNKIVTEGELTAQIVKRS; translated from the coding sequence ATGAAACAACGTACCATCAAAAAGTCGGTATCCCTAAAAGGTGTAGGTTTGCATACGGGAAAAGCGGTCATGATCAATTTGAAACCTGCTCCGGAAGAGCACGGCATAAAATTTCAACGGATAGACCTGACCGACAAACCTATTATGAATGCAGATGTTAGTAGGGTAGTGTCTACCGATAGGAGTACCTGTTTGCAGTTGGGAGAAGCCCAAGTAAGGACAGTGGAACACGTCTTGTCCGCCATAAGGGGAATGGATGTAGATAATATCCTGTTGGAAATTGATGGCCCAGAGGTACCCATCATGGATGGTAGCGCTGGCCCTTTCGTCAATGCTATCATCGAAGCAGGCATTGAAGAACAAAATGCCGATAGAGAGTATTTTGTCATAGAGGAACCCATTTCTTATGTGGATGAGGTAACTGGAACGGAATTGCTGGCCCTTCCGGCGGATCATTTTGAAGTCATTACGATGATTGATTTCAATTCGGCGGTACTGGGACAACAGTATGCCAGTTTCAAAAATGGCGAGGATTATGCCAGTCAGGTTGCACCTTGCAGAACCTTTGTCTTCTTACATGAGTTGGAGGCGCTTTTCCAGCAAGGACTGATTAAAGGGGGTGACCTGGACAATGCCATTGTGATCGTAGATAGAAAGATGAAACAGCCAGAATTGGATGTTCTGGCCAATAAACTTGGCAAAAAACAGGTGAAGGTGACCAGCGAAGGGGTCTTAAATACGCTGGAACTCAAGTTTAAAAATGAACCTGCCAGGCATAAATTGCTCGATGTCATCGGAGACATCACCCTGCTTGGGAAGCCGATCAAGGGAAAAATTATTGCAACTAAACCCGGCCATTCTGCCAATGTTGCTTTTACAAGTTTGTTGAAAAAACATTATCAAGAACAGCGAAAACTGAGAGGGAAACCTAAATATGACCCCAATAAAGATCCCATTTATGACGTTGTGCAAATTGCCGAATGGTTACCTCATCGCTATCCCTTTTTGCTAGTCGATAAAATTATCGAAATATCTGATAATCATGTCGTAGGTGTAAAAAGTGTTGCTTTCAACGAATTGTTTTTTCAGGGACATTTTCCGGGGAACCCTGTGATGCCAGGCGTTTTGATCATTGAGGCACTTGCACAGACAGGCGGTATTTTAGCTATCAATAGCGTAGGAGATAAAGGGCAGTTCGACACTTATTTCATTAAGGTCGATAATGTGAAATTCAAGAATAAAGTGTTACCTGGAGATACGTTACTGTTGAAACTGGAATTGTTGGCCCCCATTCGGCGAGGAATTTGCCAAATGCAGGCAACCGCATACGTTGGTAATAAAATTGTAACAGAAGGCGAGTTAACAGCTCAAATTGTTAAGCGCTCATAA